A single region of the Buteo buteo chromosome 18, bButBut1.hap1.1, whole genome shotgun sequence genome encodes:
- the BIRC2 gene encoding baculoviral IAP repeat-containing protein 2 isoform X2, protein MNIMENSPFLASIMKQGALCRELKYDLSCELYRMSTFSTFPINVPVSERSLARAGFYYTGVQDKVKCFSCGLTLDNWQPGDNAMEKHKQLYSSCSFVQNMLSVNNLGLSSRSAFSPLVANTPSPSLHSIALSPSLEQVGYFSGSFSSFPQDPVTTRAVEDLSFLRPKLHNPSMSTEDARLRTFHSWPLTFLSPTDLAKAGLYYLGTADKVACFSCGGQLSNWEPKDNAVSEHRRHFPNCPFVENLTRDQPSFNVSNVSMQTHEARVKTFINWPTRIPVQPEQLADAGFYYVGRNDDVKCFCCDGGLRCWESGDDPWIEHAKWFPRCEYLLRVKGGEFVSQIQARFPHLLEQLLSTSDTPVDENIDPPIIHFEPGESHSEDAIMMNTPVVKAALEMGFSRRLIKQTVQSKILATGENYKTVNDLVSDLLTAEDEKREEEKERQFEEAASDDLSLIRKNRMALFQRLTCVLPILGSLLSAKVITELEHDVIKQKTQTPLQARELIDTVLVKGNEAASIFRNCLRDCDPVLYKDLFVEKNMKYVPTEDVSGGRAFWSSASQAHAGLDPRTSSHSGIW, encoded by the exons ATGAACATAATGGAAAATAGCCCTTTCTTGGCTAGCATCATGAAGCAGGGTGCTTTGTGTCGTGAACTGAAGTATGACTTATCCTGTGAACTCTACAGAATGTCGACGTTTTCTACTTTCCCCATTAATGTGCCGGTGTCAGAACGGAGTCTTGCCCGAGCTGGGTTTTATTACACTGGTGTGCAAGATAAAGTTAAGTGCTTCAGTTGTGGCTTAACATTGGACAACTGGCAACCAGGAGATAATGCTATGGAAAAACATAAGCAGCTGTATTCTAGCTGCAGTTTTGTTCAAAACATGCTTTCAGTTAACAACCTCGGACTGTCCTCTCGTTCCGCCTTTTCACCTCTGGTTGCAAACACTCCCTCACCGTCTCTACATTCCATAGCCCTTTCTCCAAGTTTAGAACAAGTTGGATATTTCAGTGgctctttttccagttttcctcaAGACCCAGTAACTACTAGGGCAGTTGAAGACCTTTCGTTCTTGAGACCTAAACTTCACAATCCTTCTATGAGTACAGAAGATGCTAGACTACGCACTTTTCACTCATGGCCACTGACGTTTCTCTCGCCTACTGATCTGGCAAAGGCTGGACTTTATTACTTGGGGACAGCAGACAAAGTTGCTTGTTTCTCCTGTGGTGGCCAGCTGAGTAACTGGGAACCAAAAGATAATGCCGTGTCAGAGCATCGGAGACACTTCCCGAACTGCCCTTTTGTGGAAAATCTTACCCGAGACCAGCCAAGTTTCAATGTTTCAAATGTGAGCATGCAAACCCATGAAGCCCGTGTTAAAACATTCATAAATTGGCCAACTAGAATTCCAGTTCAGCCTGAACAGCTTGCAGATGCTGGCTTTTACTATGTAG gccgGAACGATGATGTCAAGTGTTTTTGCTGTGATGGTGGGTTAAGGTGCTGGGAATCTGGAGATGATCCATGGATTGAGCATGCAAAGTGGTTTCCAAG GTGTGAGTATCTGCTTCGTGTAAAAGGAGGAGAGTTTGTAAGTCAAATTCAGGCCAGGTTCCCCCATCTTCTTGAACAG CTCTTGTCAACCTCTGATACTCCTGTAGATGAAAACATTGATCCCCCAA TTATTCATTTTGAACCTGGAGAGAGTCACTCAGAAGATGCCATCATGATGAACACACCTGTGGTTAAAGCTGCCTTGGAGATGGGATTCAGTAGAAGGCTAATAAAGCAAACAGTGCAAAGTAAAATCTTGGCCACTGGAGAAAACTACAAGACTGTTAATGATCTTGTGTCTGATCTGCTCACTGCTGAAGatgagaagagggaagaagagaaagagagacaatTTGAAGAAGCGGCATCAG ATGATTTGTCCTTAATCCGGAAGAATCGAATGGCTTTATTCCAACGTTTAACATGTGTACTTCCAATCCTTGGGAGCTTACTATCTGCTAAAGTGATAACAGAACTTGAGCATGATGTTATTAAGCAAAAGACACAGACACCATTGCAAGCAAGGGAACTGATAGATACAGTTTTAGtgaaaggaaatgaagcagCCAGCATATTCAGAAACTGTCTACGAGATTGTGACCCTGTACTGTACAAAGATTTATTTG TGGAGAAGAACATGAAGTATGTTCCCACAGAAGATGTTTCAG GAGGCAGAGCTTTCTGGAGCTCGGCAAGTCAAGCACATGCTGGACTTGATCCTCGTACAAGCTCTCATTCAGGCATTTGGTAA